The following nucleotide sequence is from Pseudobutyrivibrio ruminis HUN009.
AAGCTTTATTCTCTCAATTCCCCAGTTTGGAATGTTTTCTGTTTTGTGAGTAGTAACGATTGCTGTCTGTCTATCATCCGAAACAACCATCCATGCAGAGATATTGTTCTCAAAAGGAGACTGGAGACGATAATAATTGCCGTACTGGAACAGCTCACGGTACTCCTTCATAAACTTGATTTGCTCTTTTACACTTTCGAAATCCTCTTCGGATATTTCATTCAAATCAAGCTCATAACCAAATGTGCCATAGTAAGCCACATTAGCTCTGTCATCTATGGTCATAGCGCGATGTGTCTGCAAATTTGGTGATGCCGATACATGTGAGCCAACCATTGACACAGGATAGCCGTAGCTGGTGCCGTACTGGATTTTCACTCTCTCATGTCCATCTGTGTCATCTGAACACCAAGCCTGTGGCGCATAATAAAGCATGCCCGCATCGAATCTGGCACCACCGCTGGCGCATGATTCAAACAGGATATGTGGGAATGCCTTTCTCAATCTTTCATACAAGCTGTACACTCCCATGATGTATTTGTGATAAACCATGCCCTGCTGATTTTTATCTACATCTTGGCTATAGCACTCGGTGATTGAACGGTTCATATCCCACTTGATGTAATCGATGCTGGCATTTGAAATCACATCGAAAAGCTGATTGTAGATGTTGTCTACAACTTCTGGCTTTGAGTAATCCAATACCATCTGATGGCGGCCTAATGTGCGTGGTCGGTATGGTGCTGCAAGCACCCAATCAGGATGCTGGCGGTACATATCGGAATCCTCGTTTACCATCTCCGGCTCAATCCAAAGACCAAACTTTAATCCCAAATCATTTATCTTTTTTGATAATCCGCTGATGCCATCTGGAAGCTTAGACCTATTTACGTACCAATCTCCCAGGCCAGCAAAATCGTCATTTCTCTTTCCAAACCAGCCATCATCCAGAACAAAAAGCTCCACTCCTGCTTCCTTTCCCTTGCTGGCAATCTTCAGGATTTTCTCCTCATCAAAATCCATCTCTGTAGCTTCCCAGTTGTTGAGAAGAATTGGACGTGGCTTGTTTTTATAGGCGCTTCTCACCAGGTTGTTGTTCATCAGCCTGTGGATGTTTTGGCTCAAATCGTTGAGCCCGTTTGATGTGTAGGTGATGATAACCTCTGGAGTATTAAACTCTTCCCCAGGCTCAAGTGGCCACTGGAACCACTTTGGATTGATTCCCATATTGAATCTAAGCTTTCCGAAAGTGTCAGCCTGGGCCTTTGCAATATAGTTTCCGCTATAGACCAGATTGAAGCCAAAAGCTTCCCCCTGTAACTCATCTGTATTCTTTCTTTTGATAATTACAAATGGATTGTAATTAGCGCTGGAATGGCCACGAAGGCTTTCAATGGCAGTTATGCCCGATGAAATATCTCTTTCCTTTGGACTTCGCTCTCTGCCCCATGCACCTTCAAACTGAAGCCATGTGAACTTGGTATCTGGAAAATCAACATTGCAGCTAAGCGCCTGCTCAAGCTTTAGCTTCTTGTCTCCAGTATTCTTTAGCTTTGTATGACGGCAGATGGCAGAATAATTCTCCCAAACTGTATAGCACAAAGTTACTTCAAGGCCAGATATCAAATCCCTGCAAACTATCTCTAATGACTCTGCCTCATCATCCTCATTTGTGTATGTGGCTGGCAGACCTGGAATAGGCGCCTTGCCTTTGTAGATTCTATGAAATTGGTAAGTAAACTTTGTCACTCTAGAACCATTCTCCTGAAGAACTTCGTATGCACTTGAACCAAAATCTCCATCGCCAAATGCTGGGTACTCCAAAAGGGCCAGTTCCTTGGTGTATTTTTCATCATCCTTTTCGTTACAGCACAGTGGTCTGATGCCGTATGACTGATAATCCTGAAGCTTTTGATATGTGCGAATTGGCTTTCCAAAATATAGCTGGCCAATATCTCCATCCTGACATACGCCAATTACATAACTCAGTGATTTATTAAATATATGAAATTGCTTTTCCTGCTCATTAAAAATTATTCCCATATTTTCTCCTTTGCCCTTCTTTTTTGCTATAATTATTATATTGATTACATAGAACAATTAAGATGTTTCAATTTTTCATGTTCATGTCACTTTGTGACATTTGGGAGAATCGTATGGAAATTAGAGGCGTAGATAAGTGCCGATTTATAGATATTACTACCTCAAATGATTTTTATCTTTTTGAGGTTGGACGATATAAATGCGAGCCACACTATAATTATGGGCCAATCGTCCGCACAAGGACCATCTTTCACTATGTTATTTCCGGTGTGGGATATCTGTATATGAATGATAAGAAATATGAGATTCATGCGGGCCAAGGCTTTCTGATTCCCGCCAAGGTGAAGGCTTATTATGAGGCGGATTCCGAGAATCCTTGGGAATATACCTGGATACATGTGGACGGTCCTCGTGTTACCGAGCTTTTCAATTCAGCAGGAATTTCCCTAGAGCAGCCAATATTTACGCCTAATGGTGATGCCAGCGAAATAGTAGAATATATAAATCGTATATACGATAATTATGATAATGAGTGCTATTGCTATGCCATGGTTTATCAGATGTTCAGCTGTCTCTTAGAGAAGTCCAGCACCAAGACCGAATCCACAGAAGTAGACCCTCGCCTTGCCTATGTAAAAAACGCTATCAGATATATCAGGCTGAAATATTCCGAGCCAATCAATGTGGAAGACATCGCCAATGCCTGTGGATTAAACAGGAGTTATTTGACCCGAGTGTTCAAACATGCCACCGGTTACACTCCTCAATCCTATCTGGCCACATATCGAATGAAAAAGGCTTCTGAAATGCTTTTAAAGTCAAATGAAAGCGTCAATACCATTGCCTTTAATGTAGGGTATTCTGACTCCTTCACCTTCTCAAAGGCATTCAAAAGATACAGCAATCTATCTCCTAGCGAATATCGAAACAGTCACACATAAAAACAAAGGTCGCAAAGCTTAATGCCTTGCGACCTTATTTTTATTCATCTGCATCTTCTGATGTTTCAGATTCCTCTAATTCTGATTCCTCTTCTTCCTCAACATAGTTTGGATCGAATACGGTGTACTCATTTGATTCGCGGAATATAGTGTTTGAACTACCTACCTGGCAAACCTTGATTACATCGCCGTTTTTAACATCGGAAGCCTTTATTGAAAGAACCTGTCCCGATTCGTATTTTGTTGAAACCTGCTGGTCGTTTACGTATACCTTAGACCATTTAGTGAACTCATCACCGTAGATATGCAACCTTCCATTGAAGAAGTATGCGCTGTCGATTGTGACATCATTTACACCCATGATTATGTCTGAAGGGCCGTACTCTGTGCCAACCTCGTATGTGTAACGATCTCCATACATGATATCGTACTGAAGCATACGTAAGTCGTTCATGTATTCACTAGTTCCACGCTCCTTGCCCTCAGCCATTGCTGTCTGGTGGTAAGCGTTGATGTTTCCGTTGTGAATATTAAGTCTGTTTAAGAACTCTGATACAAGCTGGTATGAAGCAAGGTCCTCATCAACCTTTTCCATACCGAAGTTGTTCCATGTGAAGTACTTTGTCTTGTAAAGATCACCGGTAGCAATCTCATCATCTGTAAGACCCATAGTTGGAAGGTGGTCACCAAACATGATAACAAGTGTATCCTCACCTCTGGCATCAAGCGCCTCGATGTACTGCTTAACAAAATCATCTACGTTGTAGATACGGTTGATGTAGTATTCCCAAGCCCAGTTTTCTTCTTCTGTCTTGCCAACTGCGTTGACCTTGATAGCTGGGTCTTCCTCAACCTGGTAAGTTGGGTAGGCACCGTGGCCTTCAACTGTGATAGTGTATACGAAATCACTCTCTGGTGTAGAATTCATGGCATCAAGAGTACCATCAATAAGGATGTCGTCTGTAGGCCAGTTACCAAGTGGAGTGTAATCTGTAATATCTAAAAGCTCCTTTGATGTGAATGTATCAAATCCCATCATGGAGAATGCGTTTGCTCTTGAATAGAAGTTACCACCATTGTTGTGAACAACATGAGTGCTGTAGCCATCTTCTGAAAGTACATCGGCGTAGCTCTCAACATCTGTCTCCTTGAGGATGGTCTTCTGTGGGTACTCACCTGGGCCGAAGAAGTTACAGCTAAGACCTGTAAGTACTTCGAACTCGGAGTTACATGTTCCGGCACCAACTACAGGTACGATACAGTGGCCTGTAGAGTAGTTCTGCTCCAAATAATGAATGTAAGGAATTGGGTCCTCACTTGTCTCGATAAAATCTGCCTCTGATACATCGTAGAATGACTCAAGTAGGATAACAACGATGTTTGGCTGTGAGTCGTCCTCTGATGGAATCTCAAGTGTGCTGACATAAGCAGAATCTTCATCAACAATGCTTTCGATTTTGCTCTTTGAATAACCGAATGGGCGGTTCATACCACGGTCGAGAACCGAAGTAGAGAAGCCGTATAAGTAACCATAATCCAAATATCCCTGGGCAAGGTTGCCGAAGTAGGATGTCATGATTCCTGAGTTTCTAAGAAGCAATGTGGATGGATAAAGAGAAACCCAAAGGGCCACCACAAGTATCAATCTCTGCCAGAATGGCTTGCCGTTCTGCTTTTTCTTGCCTATTTTCAAGTAGATAATCATGATGATTATGTAGATTATCAAGGCTGTGATTGCAAGCATAGCTTCCTGTGCTGAGAAGTAGTTGGAATCCTGCATTGTAAGCAAATCGCTGATCATGTATAAATCAGTGTAGCCGAATGGTGAAACACGGTTCAACAGAATGACGCTGTTTATAATACCGAGGATTATAAATATCATGCTGACGAATACTCGCCACCAACCACGTCTCTTGCTTAGGAACACAATTGAAAGTGCTACGAATATGCAATATGAATTAAATAGGAAAGGTCCTGTGTGATTAACTACGAAGCCACATGCTGCTGTAAATGAATGTCGTGACATCCACTCCATAACAAATATCAGTAGCATGGCCAGTGGAATGTGCATCCAGAATGAGTATTTATCCCACAGCATCAACCATGTTTTATGGAATTTACTTCCTATATAAGACTGAACAGCCTTTGAGTTAGCTAGTTTGATAAATGGCTTTTTTATGTTCTTTCCCAGCCATACAACGCCGGTCTTTATTTTTGAAAAAAATCTTTTCATGAATCCTCCGATTAGCACAAATTACATCTAATCTAATTTAATCAAGACAGTATGAAAAAATAGTGATAAAATGTTAAATATTCAGAGCCTATCAAAGAAAAACATTTCTTATTAAAGATAGGACATCTGAATATCTTAAAATCAAAATTCCAACGGATTATAACACTTAAAAGATATTTAATCAAGAAAGCGAGAATATATGAAGTTACAATTCTATAAGAAGGGCATCCCTACAGAAATCCTTAAGCGAGTGGCCATTTTGATGGTTGTTTTCGTGGTTTCAGTGGTGTTCTTCGAAATA
It contains:
- a CDS encoding AraC family transcriptional regulator; the encoded protein is MEIRGVDKCRFIDITTSNDFYLFEVGRYKCEPHYNYGPIVRTRTIFHYVISGVGYLYMNDKKYEIHAGQGFLIPAKVKAYYEADSENPWEYTWIHVDGPRVTELFNSAGISLEQPIFTPNGDASEIVEYINRIYDNYDNECYCYAMVYQMFSCLLEKSSTKTESTEVDPRLAYVKNAIRYIRLKYSEPINVEDIANACGLNRSYLTRVFKHATGYTPQSYLATYRMKKASEMLLKSNESVNTIAFNVGYSDSFTFSKAFKRYSNLSPSEYRNSHT
- a CDS encoding alpha-galactosidase yields the protein MGIIFNEQEKQFHIFNKSLSYVIGVCQDGDIGQLYFGKPIRTYQKLQDYQSYGIRPLCCNEKDDEKYTKELALLEYPAFGDGDFGSSAYEVLQENGSRVTKFTYQFHRIYKGKAPIPGLPATYTNEDDEAESLEIVCRDLISGLEVTLCYTVWENYSAICRHTKLKNTGDKKLKLEQALSCNVDFPDTKFTWLQFEGAWGRERSPKERDISSGITAIESLRGHSSANYNPFVIIKRKNTDELQGEAFGFNLVYSGNYIAKAQADTFGKLRFNMGINPKWFQWPLEPGEEFNTPEVIITYTSNGLNDLSQNIHRLMNNNLVRSAYKNKPRPILLNNWEATEMDFDEEKILKIASKGKEAGVELFVLDDGWFGKRNDDFAGLGDWYVNRSKLPDGISGLSKKINDLGLKFGLWIEPEMVNEDSDMYRQHPDWVLAAPYRPRTLGRHQMVLDYSKPEVVDNIYNQLFDVISNASIDYIKWDMNRSITECYSQDVDKNQQGMVYHKYIMGVYSLYERLRKAFPHILFESCASGGARFDAGMLYYAPQAWCSDDTDGHERVKIQYGTSYGYPVSMVGSHVSASPNLQTHRAMTIDDRANVAYYGTFGYELDLNEISEEDFESVKEQIKFMKEYRELFQYGNYYRLQSPFENNISAWMVVSDDRQTAIVTTHKTENIPNWGIERIKLQGLNPDIVYTINDKDDIYGDYLMNAGISLMNKERNWYESDGDYTTHMYILKGKVTK
- a CDS encoding LTA synthase family protein; translated protein: MKRFFSKIKTGVVWLGKNIKKPFIKLANSKAVQSYIGSKFHKTWLMLWDKYSFWMHIPLAMLLIFVMEWMSRHSFTAACGFVVNHTGPFLFNSYCIFVALSIVFLSKRRGWWRVFVSMIFIILGIINSVILLNRVSPFGYTDLYMISDLLTMQDSNYFSAQEAMLAITALIIYIIIMIIYLKIGKKKQNGKPFWQRLILVVALWVSLYPSTLLLRNSGIMTSYFGNLAQGYLDYGYLYGFSTSVLDRGMNRPFGYSKSKIESIVDEDSAYVSTLEIPSEDDSQPNIVVILLESFYDVSEADFIETSEDPIPYIHYLEQNYSTGHCIVPVVGAGTCNSEFEVLTGLSCNFFGPGEYPQKTILKETDVESYADVLSEDGYSTHVVHNNGGNFYSRANAFSMMGFDTFTSKELLDITDYTPLGNWPTDDILIDGTLDAMNSTPESDFVYTITVEGHGAYPTYQVEEDPAIKVNAVGKTEEENWAWEYYINRIYNVDDFVKQYIEALDARGEDTLVIMFGDHLPTMGLTDDEIATGDLYKTKYFTWNNFGMEKVDEDLASYQLVSEFLNRLNIHNGNINAYHQTAMAEGKERGTSEYMNDLRMLQYDIMYGDRYTYEVGTEYGPSDIIMGVNDVTIDSAYFFNGRLHIYGDEFTKWSKVYVNDQQVSTKYESGQVLSIKASDVKNGDVIKVCQVGSSNTIFRESNEYTVFDPNYVEEEEESELEESETSEDADE